The Macaca thibetana thibetana isolate TM-01 chromosome 11, ASM2454274v1, whole genome shotgun sequence genome window below encodes:
- the LOC126931525 gene encoding low molecular weight phosphotyrosine protein phosphatase-like, giving the protein MAEQATKSVLFVCLGNICRSPIAEAVFRKLVTDQNISENWRVDSAATSRYEIGNAPDYRRQNCMKRHGIPMSHVARQITKEDFTTFDYILCMDESNLRDLNRKSNQVKTCKAKIELLGSYDPQKQLIIEDPYYGND; this is encoded by the coding sequence ATGGCGGAACAGGCTACCAAGTCCGTGCTGTTTGTGTGTCTGGGTAACATTTGTCGATCACCCATTGCAGAAGCAGTTTTCAGGAAACTTGTAACTGATCAAAACATCTCAGAGAATTGGAGGGTAGACAGCGCGGCGACTTCCAGGTATGAGATAGGGAACGCCCCTGACTACCGAAGGCAGAACTGCATGAAGAGGCACGGCATCCCCATGAGCCACGTTGCCCGGCAGATTACCAAAGAAGATTTTACCACGTTTGATTATATACTATGTATGGATGAAAGCAATCTGAGGGATTTGAATAGAAAAAGTAATCAAGTTAAAACCTGCAAAGCTAAAATTGAACTACTTGGGAGCTATGATCCACAAAAACAACTTATTATTGAAGATCCCTATTATGGGAATGACTGA